From Microcaecilia unicolor chromosome 11, aMicUni1.1, whole genome shotgun sequence, the proteins below share one genomic window:
- the LOC115480645 gene encoding histone H2A type 1-E-like, with protein sequence MSGRGKQGGKARAKAKTRSSRAGLQFPVGRVHRLLRKGNYAERVGAGAPVYLAAVLEYLTAEILELAGNAARDNKKTRIIPRHLQLAIRNDEELNKLLGRVTIAQGGVLPNIQAVLLPKKTESHKAAKSK encoded by the coding sequence ATGTCTGGACGTGGCAAGCAAGGGGGTAAAGCTCGGGCCAAGGCTAAGACTCGTTCGTCCCGAGCGGGGCTGCAGTTCCCCGTGGGGCGCGTGCACAGACTGCTGCGGAAAGGCAACTACGCTGAGCGTGTGGGCGCCGGCGCCCCAGTCTATCTGGCGGCGGTGCTGGAATATCTGACCGCCGAGATCCTCGAACTGGCTGGTAATGCTGCGCGCGATAACAAGAAGACCCGCATCATCCCTAGGCACTTGCAGCTGGCCATCCGCAACGACGAAGAGCTGAACAAACTGCTTGGGAGAGTCACTATCGCGCAGGGCGGCGTGCTGCCCAACATCCAGGCGGTTCTTCTGCCAAAGAAAACCGAGAGTCACAAGGCGGCCAAGAGCAAGTAA
- the LOC115480644 gene encoding histone H1-like, producing the protein MAETAPAAAAPTAAPGAAKKKVKKPAGARKSSGPSVSELIVKAVSASKERSGMSLAALKKALAASGYDVEKNNSRLKLAVKSLVNKGSLLQIKGSGASGSFKLNKKQPESKKKSAPKSKKPAVKKPKKAASAGVKKSPKRAKKPSTAATKKVAKSPKKPKAVKPKKVAKSPAKKAKPLKAKVKKSPAKAAKPKAKKATKGTPKKK; encoded by the coding sequence ATGGCAGAAACGGCTCCAGCGGCTGCTGCACCAACCGCGGCTCCAGGCGCGGCCAAGAAAAAGGTGAAGAAGCCGGCGGGAGCGCGCAAGTCATCGGGCCCCAGCGTCTCGGAGCTGATCGTGAAGGCCGTGTCAGCTTCAAAGGAGCGCAGCGGCATGTCCCTGGCTGCCCTGAAGAAGGCTCTGGCGGCGTCGGGCTACGACGTGGAGAAGAACAATAGTCGCTTGAAGCTGGCGGTCAAGAGCCTGGTGAACAAGGGCAGCCTCCTGCAGATCAAAGGCAGCGGAGCTTCAGGCTCCTTCAAACTGAACAAAAAGCAGCCGGAGAGCAAGAAGAAGAGCGCTCCCAAAAGCAAGAAACCGGCCGTGAAGAAGCCGAAAAAGGCGGCATCGGCGGGAGTGAAAAAGAGTCCGAAGAGAGCCAAGAAACCGTCAACAGCCGCTACCAAGAAAGTAGCCAAGAGCCCCAAAAAGCCCAAAGCGGTTAAACCCAAGAAAGTGGCTAAGAGCCCGGCTAAAAAAGCTAAACCCTTGAAAGCGAAGGTGAAGAAAAGCCCAGCAAAGGCTGCCAAACCCAAAGCCAAAAAGGCCACAAAGGGGACGCCTAAGAAAAAGTGA
- the LOC115480650 gene encoding histone H4: protein MSGRGKGGKGLGKGGAKRHRKVLRDNIQGITKPAIRRLARRGGVKRISGLIYEETRGVLKVFLENVIRDAVTYTEHAKRKTVTAMDVVYALKRQGRTLYGFGG, encoded by the coding sequence ATGTCTGGTCGTGGTAAAGGTGGGAAGGGTTTAGGGAAAGGGGGTGCTAAGCGGCATAGGAAGGTGTTACGCGATAATATCCAGGGGATCACAAAGCCCGCTATCCGGCGCCTGGCTCGCCGAGGTGGCGTCAAGCGTATTTCCGGCCTCATCTACGAAGAGACTCGCGGTGTGCTGAAGGTTTTCTTGGAAAATGTTATCCGAGACGCCGTCACCTATACTGAACACGCCAAGAGAAAGACAGTAACAGCTATGGATGTGGTGTATGCCCTGAAGCGCCAGGGCCGTACCCTGTATGGTTTCGGAGGCTAA
- the LOC115480647 gene encoding histone H2B type 2-E, with translation MPEPAKSAPAPKKGSKKAVSKTQKKDGKKRKRSRKESYAIYVYKVLKQVHPDTGISSKAMNIMNSFVNDIFERIAGEASRLAHYNKRSTITSREIQTAVRLLLPGELAKHAVSEGTKAVTKYTSSK, from the coding sequence ATGCCTGAACCAGCCAAATCTGCTCCCGCACCCAAAAAGGGATCGAAGAAAGCCGTGAGCAAGACCCAAAAAAAGGACGGCAAAAAGCGCAAGAGAAGCAGGAAAGAAAGCTACGCTATCTACGTGTATAAAGTGCTGAAGCAGGTTCATCCCGACACCGGCATTTCCTCCAAAGCCATGAACATCATGAATTCCTTCGTGAATGACATCTTTGAGCGCATCGCTGGAGAAGCCTCCCGCCTGGCTCACTATAACAAGCGCTCTACCATCACTTCCAGGGAAATTCAAACTGCAGTGCGTCTGCTGCTACCCGGTGAGCTGGCCAAGCACGCCGTGTCCGAGGGCACTAAGGCTGTCACCAAGTACACCAGCTCCAAGTAA